From the Fictibacillus halophilus genome, the window TAAAGCTTGTGATGTTACCAATTACGAACAAACCGAATCCATGTTGCAATCCATCTTTCAAAGCGAGAACGTTCACGCGTTGATTAATAATGCGGGTATCGGAATTTTCAACCCTCTAGAAGACTTATCCAAAATAGATATTACAGGAATGCTCGAAACGAATGTTTATGGTACCATTTTTCCGACTAAGATTGCTTTTAAACTATTTAAAAAGCAAGGCTTTGGCAAGGTAATGAACATCATTTCAACAGCAGGCTTACGTGGAAAGGTAAATGAATCGGTGTATTGTGCTTCAAAGTTTGCCGTCAGAGGATTTACAGAGAGCCTCGTAAAAGAATGGGATGGCTCTGGCATCTATCCAACGGCTGTTTATATGGGCGGAATGGATACCCCTTTCTGGGATGATTCTACTCATATTGCAGATCGCTCTCGATTAAAGTCTCCTGAACAAGTTGCTGCACTAATCGTTGAACAGGATGACAATAGACCTGAAATCTTTATAGATCGTTAATTTCATCACCGCTAAGCAGTTCTGAAATCACTCCGGAATCGAAGCCTTTGCTGTAAAGAAATTTCTTCATGCGTGACTCGTATTCAAATCCACTATACTTTTTGTATTTTTGGTGAGCTTTGCGAGCATGTGCAAGCAAGGCTTCTTTTTCATCTTCAGCAGATTGACTGATCTTAGCTTCTTGAAACGCCATTTCAATAACATCCCACATGTAGCCTTTTTGCTGAAGCTGTTGAGCAATCCTTTGCTTTTGTTCTTTCTCAGAACGTTTCTTTCCGCTTGAAAACTGTTTTTGAATAAATGTAATGCTAGCTTCGAGTTGCTCCTCAAAACTGAACTGATCGAGAGCCTCTTCCGTATGACGATCACTGATCCCTTTTTTCTTCAGCTCTTGCCGAATCATTCCTGGTCCTTTAAAAGATGTGTTCATACGACTTCTCACGAGTGATTTCGCAAAGGTTTGGTCATTTACAAAATCATACTCCGAAAGCTTTTGCAGAACTCGCTTAATCGTCGCTTCAGAAACTTCCTTCTTTTCTAGATATACCTCGATTTCATGAGCGGTACGCATCCGAAAAGATAGATAGTGAAGAGCTTTATTGAAGGCCTTTCGATATTCATCTTCTTCAATGATGGCTTCCCATTCTTCTTCATCAATCTCCATACCTTTTTGAAGCTGAAACTTTATCAAAACATCTGCGTCTACACTAAACGCAAATTCTTCTTTTGGACCTTTTTGTATAAAAATATTAAATCGTTCGTCGTTTTTTTGCTGAGCAGAA encodes:
- a CDS encoding SDR family NAD(P)-dependent oxidoreductase yields the protein MITLNKTVIITGGGSGLGLALAREYNKKYNVYLVGRNEQKLKQAVESFAHSENKVSYKACDVTNYEQTESMLQSIFQSENVHALINNAGIGIFNPLEDLSKIDITGMLETNVYGTIFPTKIAFKLFKKQGFGKVMNIISTAGLRGKVNESVYCASKFAVRGFTESLVKEWDGSGIYPTAVYMGGMDTPFWDDSTHIADRSRLKSPEQVAALIVEQDDNRPEIFIDR
- the recX gene encoding recombination regulator RecX; this translates as MAVITRISAQQKNDERFNIFIQKGPKEEFAFSVDADVLIKFQLQKGMEIDEEEWEAIIEEDEYRKAFNKALHYLSFRMRTAHEIEVYLEKKEVSEATIKRVLQKLSEYDFVNDQTFAKSLVRSRMNTSFKGPGMIRQELKKKGISDRHTEEALDQFSFEEQLEASITFIQKQFSSGKKRSEKEQKQRIAQQLQQKGYMWDVIEMAFQEAKISQSAEDEKEALLAHARKAHQKYKKYSGFEYESRMKKFLYSKGFDSGVISELLSGDEINDL